In Microbacterium enclense, one genomic interval encodes:
- a CDS encoding HIT domain-containing protein produces the protein MDPDAVAAGEASLIDAATLPGVPDEFQRLWTPHRMAYISAGREPMEKNCPFCAAPDKSDEDGLIVARGKTAYVLLNLFPYNSGHLLVCPYRHIATYDQATDEEVAEIGALTQRGMRVLRAVSNCDGFNLGMNQGAIAGAGVDAHLHQHIVPRWASDANFFPIIAKTKALPQLLGDVRRAVADAWDG, from the coding sequence ATGGATCCGGATGCCGTCGCGGCGGGGGAGGCATCCCTCATCGACGCCGCGACACTTCCGGGCGTGCCCGACGAATTCCAACGCCTGTGGACACCGCATCGCATGGCCTACATCTCGGCGGGCCGCGAGCCGATGGAGAAGAACTGCCCGTTCTGCGCGGCGCCCGACAAGAGTGACGAGGACGGACTGATCGTCGCCCGCGGGAAGACCGCGTACGTGCTGCTGAACCTCTTCCCCTACAACTCGGGGCACCTGCTCGTGTGCCCGTACCGTCACATCGCCACCTACGATCAGGCGACCGACGAGGAAGTCGCCGAGATCGGTGCGCTCACCCAGCGCGGGATGCGCGTACTGAGGGCGGTGTCGAACTGCGACGGCTTCAACCTCGGTATGAACCAGGGGGCGATAGCCGGCGCCGGTGTCGACGCGCACCTGCACCAGCACATCGTGCCGCGCTGGGCCTCCGACGCGAACTTCTTCCCCATCATCGCCAAGACGAAGGCACTCCCGCAGCTGCTGGGTGACGTGCGGCGCGCGGTCGCGGACGCGTGGGACGGCTGA
- a CDS encoding ATP-dependent DNA ligase has product MGRFIYDGNTKMEFEDRLLAHLQAVIMAKVRRGESFPFTWKDDISTGGGRTTVYIHPHVSMVFKYHGGRTPQLSAPWLHALTYNANSGRGLYVIPEPEEFTPRESAQRAEMVFREVPNNQMPVGSRS; this is encoded by the coding sequence ATGGGCAGGTTCATCTACGACGGCAACACGAAAATGGAGTTCGAGGATCGACTCCTCGCGCACCTGCAGGCGGTCATCATGGCGAAAGTGCGTCGCGGGGAGAGTTTTCCCTTCACGTGGAAGGACGACATCAGCACCGGGGGCGGTCGCACCACGGTCTACATCCACCCCCACGTGTCGATGGTGTTCAAGTATCACGGCGGGCGGACCCCCCAGTTGAGCGCGCCGTGGCTGCACGCGCTGACCTACAACGCCAATTCCGGGCGCGGACTCTATGTCATCCCCGAACCCGAGGAGTTCACCCCGCGCGAGAGCGCACAGCGCGCAGAGATGGTGTTCCGCGAGGTTCCGAACAACCAGATGCCCGTCGGTTCGCGTTCCTGA
- a CDS encoding TIGR03618 family F420-dependent PPOX class oxidoreductase, whose translation MSDWTEAKPFFETTAVAHLATLMRDGSPHSTPLWVGVDGERLMFFTEVDALKDRNLRRDPRVAISVTGADNPYAMAFVRGEAVERMEGDAALPYVDRISHLYEGRPYGMREGLAVWFIEPRKAWGRTYED comes from the coding sequence ATGAGCGACTGGACCGAGGCCAAGCCCTTCTTCGAAACGACCGCCGTCGCGCACCTCGCGACTCTCATGCGAGATGGATCTCCGCATTCGACTCCGCTGTGGGTCGGCGTCGACGGCGAACGGCTGATGTTCTTCACCGAGGTCGACGCGTTGAAGGACCGGAACCTCCGGCGTGACCCTCGCGTGGCCATCTCGGTCACGGGAGCCGACAACCCCTACGCGATGGCATTCGTGCGCGGCGAAGCCGTCGAAAGGATGGAGGGGGATGCCGCGCTGCCGTACGTCGATCGCATCTCGCACCTGTACGAGGGTCGCCCGTACGGCATGCGCGAGGGCCTCGCGGTGTGGTTCATCGAGCCGCGCAAGGCGTGGGGCCGCACCTACGAGGACTGA
- the pdxS gene encoding pyridoxal 5'-phosphate synthase lyase subunit PdxS, producing the protein MTDTGTSRVKRGLAEMLKGGVIMDVVTAEQARIAEDAGAVAVMALERVPADIRAQGGVARMSDPDLIDDIIASVSIPVMAKARIGHFVEAQILQELGVDYIDESEVLSPADYVNHIDKWNFTVPFVCGATNLGEALRRITEGAAMIRSKGEAGTGDVSEATKHIRTIRGEINALRAKTKDELYVAAKDLQAPYDLVAEIAETGTLPVVLFTAGGVATPADAAMIMQLGADGVFVGSGIFKSGNPAQRAAAIVKATTFHDDPKIVAEASRGLGEAMVGINVADLPAPHRLAERGW; encoded by the coding sequence ATGACCGACACCGGAACCTCCCGCGTCAAGCGCGGTCTTGCCGAGATGCTCAAGGGCGGCGTCATCATGGACGTCGTCACCGCCGAGCAGGCGCGCATCGCCGAGGACGCCGGCGCCGTCGCCGTCATGGCACTCGAGCGCGTTCCCGCCGACATCCGCGCCCAGGGCGGCGTGGCCCGCATGAGCGACCCCGACCTGATCGATGACATCATCGCGTCGGTGTCGATCCCCGTCATGGCGAAGGCCCGCATCGGGCACTTCGTCGAGGCGCAGATCCTGCAGGAGCTCGGCGTCGACTACATCGACGAGTCGGAGGTGCTCTCGCCCGCCGACTACGTCAACCACATCGACAAGTGGAACTTCACCGTCCCGTTCGTCTGCGGAGCCACGAATCTCGGCGAGGCCCTGCGCCGCATCACCGAGGGCGCGGCGATGATCCGCTCCAAGGGCGAGGCCGGCACCGGCGACGTGTCGGAGGCGACCAAGCACATCCGCACGATCCGCGGCGAGATCAACGCCCTGCGCGCCAAGACGAAGGACGAGCTGTACGTCGCGGCCAAGGACCTGCAGGCACCCTACGACCTCGTCGCCGAGATCGCCGAGACCGGAACGCTCCCCGTCGTCCTCTTCACCGCCGGGGGAGTGGCCACGCCCGCCGACGCCGCGATGATAATGCAGCTCGGCGCCGACGGCGTCTTCGTGGGCTCGGGCATCTTCAAGTCGGGCAACCCCGCGCAGCGCGCCGCCGCGATCGTGAAGGCGACGACCTTCCACGACGACCCGAAGATCGTCGCCGAAGCCTCGCGCGGTCTCGGGGAGGCGATGGTGGGCATCAATGTCGCCGACCTCCCCGCCCCGCACCGCCTCGCCGAGCGTGGCTGGTAA
- a CDS encoding PPOX class F420-dependent oxidoreductase: protein MTVPDTQWREIAASPFVSLGTFRRNGVEVSVPVWIARDGDELVVTSERNTGKVKRLRNDSRVTLRPCSRMGAVAPDAITVQTHGRVAGPATDDPRADAALRRKYGLQCRAILGFEAIVRRIQRRPGDRVILRISRTS from the coding sequence ATGACCGTTCCCGACACGCAGTGGCGTGAGATCGCCGCGTCTCCGTTCGTCTCCCTCGGCACCTTTCGACGCAACGGCGTCGAGGTCTCCGTCCCCGTCTGGATCGCGCGTGACGGTGACGAACTCGTCGTGACGAGCGAGCGGAACACCGGAAAGGTCAAGCGACTGCGCAACGATTCGCGCGTGACACTGCGGCCTTGCAGCCGCATGGGTGCCGTCGCTCCGGATGCCATCACCGTCCAGACACACGGACGCGTAGCAGGCCCCGCCACCGACGATCCGCGCGCGGACGCGGCCCTCCGTCGCAAGTACGGCCTGCAGTGCCGCGCCATCCTCGGCTTCGAGGCGATCGTTCGGAGAATCCAGCGGCGCCCCGGCGATCGCGTCATCCTCCGCATCTCGCGAACGTCCTGA
- the pdxT gene encoding pyridoxal 5'-phosphate synthase glutaminase subunit PdxT: MSPTSPPRTASPSVAGNAPRVGVLALQGDVREHLAALTVLGADARPVRRPEELAAVDGLVLPGGESSVIDKLARAFGLFDPIRAAIAGGMPMYGTCAGLILLADRIDGAIANQQTFGGIDARVARNVFGSQTASFETDLDVPAFGAPPIHAVFIRAPAVVEWGPDAEPLASLPDGRVVAIEQGVLLGTAFHPESTGETRFHERFLSRVEDRLRR; encoded by the coding sequence ATGTCGCCGACCTCCCCGCCCCGCACCGCCTCGCCGAGCGTGGCTGGTAACGCGCCCCGCGTCGGCGTCCTCGCCCTTCAGGGCGATGTGCGCGAGCACCTGGCGGCGCTGACCGTCCTCGGCGCCGACGCTCGTCCCGTGCGTCGGCCCGAGGAGCTCGCCGCCGTGGACGGGCTCGTTCTCCCCGGCGGCGAATCGAGTGTCATCGACAAACTCGCTCGCGCCTTCGGCCTGTTCGATCCGATCCGCGCCGCCATCGCCGGCGGGATGCCGATGTACGGCACCTGCGCGGGTCTGATCCTCCTCGCCGACCGCATCGACGGTGCCATCGCCAACCAGCAGACGTTCGGCGGGATCGACGCCCGCGTCGCGCGCAATGTCTTCGGCAGTCAGACCGCGTCCTTCGAGACCGACCTCGACGTCCCGGCTTTCGGCGCACCGCCGATACACGCGGTGTTCATCCGCGCCCCCGCGGTGGTCGAGTGGGGTCCGGATGCCGAGCCCCTGGCATCCCTCCCCGATGGGCGGGTGGTCGCGATCGAACAGGGGGTGCTGCTCGGAACGGCGTTCCACCCCGAATCGACGGGGGAGACGCGCTTCCACGAGCGCTTCCTCTCACGTGTGGAGGATCGCCTGCGCAGATGA
- the thrS gene encoding threonine--tRNA ligase: MTDFPADGFALFPDRSVVALRVNGELKDLATTVTADDQVEPVTIDSADGLSILRHSTAHVLAQAVQRVKPQANLGIGPPVTDGFYYDFQVDEPFTPDDLKVIKKEMERIVRENQRFVRRVVTDDEARAELADEPFKLELIGLKGGSAEAAEGASVEVGAGELTIYDNITRDGETAWKDLCRGPHVPGTRLIGNGWDLTRIAGAYWRGSEKNPQLQRIYGTAWPTKDELRAYQHRLEEAAKRDHRKLGKELDLFSFPDEIGPGLSVFHPKGGIIRYEIERYMRERLLASGYEVVNTPHITKGDLFMTSGHLQWYADGMYPPMVLDEVVDADGHVSREGQEYYLKPMNCPFHNLIFRSRGRSYRELPLRLSEFGSVYRYEKSGTLSGLTRVRGMTQDDTHIYVTADQVKAELTHSLDFVLQTLRDYGLNDFYLELSTKEDGNPKFIGDDALWAEATETLREVAEASGLELVPDPGGAAFYGPKISVQARDAIGRTWQMSTIQLDFNQPERFELEYTGPDGEKHRPVMIHRALFGSVERFFAILLEHYAGAFPVWLAPVQVVAVPVAAEYGDYLQGIVADLKTKGVRAEADHSDDRMQKKIRTHTTQKVPLMLIAGEQDRSNGTVSFRFRDGTQLNGIPVDEAIARITGAIAGRTLVNTAEDLA, encoded by the coding sequence GTGACTGATTTTCCCGCCGATGGCTTCGCTCTTTTCCCCGACCGCTCGGTCGTCGCCTTGCGCGTGAACGGGGAGCTGAAAGACCTGGCCACGACCGTGACGGCCGACGACCAGGTCGAGCCGGTCACCATCGACAGCGCGGACGGTCTGTCGATCCTCCGCCACTCGACGGCGCACGTGCTCGCGCAGGCGGTCCAGCGTGTCAAGCCCCAGGCGAACCTCGGCATCGGACCGCCCGTCACGGATGGCTTCTACTACGACTTCCAGGTCGACGAACCCTTCACCCCCGACGACCTCAAGGTCATCAAGAAGGAGATGGAGCGAATCGTCCGCGAGAACCAGCGGTTCGTGCGTCGCGTCGTCACGGACGACGAGGCACGCGCCGAACTCGCCGATGAGCCGTTCAAGCTCGAGCTCATCGGGCTGAAGGGCGGATCGGCCGAGGCCGCCGAGGGCGCCTCCGTCGAGGTCGGTGCCGGCGAGCTCACGATCTACGACAACATCACCCGTGACGGCGAGACCGCCTGGAAAGACCTGTGCCGCGGCCCGCACGTGCCGGGCACCCGTCTGATCGGCAACGGGTGGGATCTCACCCGCATCGCCGGTGCCTACTGGCGCGGTAGCGAGAAGAACCCGCAGCTCCAGCGCATCTACGGCACCGCGTGGCCCACGAAGGACGAGCTGCGCGCGTACCAGCACCGCCTCGAAGAGGCCGCGAAGCGCGACCACCGCAAGCTCGGCAAAGAGCTCGACCTGTTCTCGTTCCCCGACGAGATCGGTCCCGGCCTGTCGGTGTTCCACCCCAAGGGCGGCATCATCCGCTACGAGATCGAGCGGTACATGCGCGAGCGCCTGCTCGCCAGCGGCTACGAGGTCGTCAACACCCCGCACATCACCAAGGGCGACCTGTTCATGACCAGCGGCCACCTGCAGTGGTACGCCGACGGCATGTACCCCCCGATGGTGCTCGACGAGGTGGTGGATGCCGACGGGCACGTGTCGCGCGAGGGCCAGGAGTACTACCTGAAGCCCATGAACTGCCCGTTCCACAACCTGATCTTCCGCTCGCGCGGACGCAGCTACCGCGAGCTGCCCCTGCGCCTGAGCGAGTTCGGGTCGGTATACCGCTACGAGAAGAGCGGGACGCTGTCGGGCCTCACGCGCGTGCGCGGCATGACCCAGGACGACACGCACATCTACGTCACCGCCGACCAGGTCAAGGCCGAGCTGACCCACAGCCTCGACTTCGTGCTGCAGACCCTGCGCGACTACGGCCTGAACGACTTCTACCTCGAGCTGTCGACGAAGGAAGACGGCAACCCGAAGTTCATCGGCGACGACGCCCTCTGGGCCGAGGCGACCGAGACGCTGCGCGAGGTCGCCGAGGCTTCCGGACTCGAGCTCGTGCCCGACCCGGGCGGCGCGGCCTTCTACGGCCCGAAGATCTCGGTGCAGGCACGCGACGCGATCGGCCGCACCTGGCAGATGTCGACGATCCAGCTCGACTTCAATCAGCCGGAGCGCTTCGAGCTCGAGTACACCGGCCCCGACGGCGAGAAGCATCGCCCCGTCATGATCCACCGCGCCCTCTTCGGCTCGGTCGAGCGCTTCTTCGCGATCCTGCTCGAGCACTACGCCGGGGCCTTCCCGGTGTGGCTCGCGCCGGTGCAGGTCGTGGCCGTGCCCGTCGCGGCGGAATACGGCGACTACCTCCAGGGCATCGTCGCCGACCTCAAGACCAAGGGCGTCCGCGCCGAGGCCGACCACAGCGACGACCGCATGCAGAAGAAGATCCGCACGCACACCACGCAGAAGGTGCCGCTTATGCTGATCGCCGGCGAGCAGGACCGCTCGAACGGCACGGTCTCGTTCCGGTTCCGCGACGGCACGCAGCTCAACGGCATCCCGGTCGACGAGGCGATCGCTCGCATCACCGGCGCGATCGCCGGCCGCACGCTCGTGAACACCGCCGAGGACTTGGCGTGA
- the pdxY gene encoding pyridoxal kinase PdxY, with amino-acid sequence MKVLSIQSAVAYGHVGNSAAVFPLQRIGVEVLPVYTVNFSNHTGYGAWRGPLISPDDVAAVITGIEERGIFPEIDVVLSGYQGGEGIADVIIDTVARVKKANPDAVYACDPVMGNAKSGCFVAPAIPELLRERVVPVADILTPNQFELGFLTGTEPGSIDSTLESADALRARGPRTILVTSVERPDREADTIEMMVIDDNGAWIVQTPLIPMKANGSGDVTAALFTAHYRRSGGDAADALARTASSVFDLLTNTYESGSRELRLIESQEAYAHPRLQFSVRQVR; translated from the coding sequence ATGAAGGTGCTCTCGATCCAGTCCGCCGTCGCGTACGGGCACGTCGGCAACTCCGCCGCTGTCTTCCCCCTCCAGCGCATCGGCGTCGAGGTTCTCCCCGTCTACACGGTCAACTTCTCCAACCACACCGGCTACGGCGCGTGGCGCGGACCGCTCATCTCCCCCGACGATGTCGCCGCGGTGATCACCGGGATCGAGGAACGCGGGATCTTTCCCGAGATCGACGTCGTGCTCTCGGGATACCAGGGCGGCGAGGGCATCGCCGACGTCATCATCGACACCGTCGCGCGGGTCAAGAAGGCGAATCCGGATGCCGTCTACGCCTGCGATCCCGTCATGGGCAACGCGAAGTCGGGCTGCTTCGTCGCTCCCGCGATCCCCGAGCTCCTGCGTGAGCGCGTGGTGCCGGTCGCCGACATCCTCACCCCGAACCAGTTCGAGCTCGGCTTCCTCACCGGCACGGAGCCCGGCAGTATCGATTCGACCCTGGAATCGGCCGACGCGCTGCGAGCTCGCGGTCCGCGGACCATTCTCGTCACCAGTGTCGAGCGGCCGGACCGCGAGGCCGACACGATCGAGATGATGGTCATCGACGACAACGGCGCGTGGATCGTGCAGACGCCGCTCATCCCGATGAAGGCGAACGGCTCCGGCGACGTGACCGCGGCCCTCTTCACCGCTCACTACCGCCGCAGCGGCGGGGACGCGGCGGACGCTCTGGCGCGCACCGCTTCGAGCGTGTTCGACCTGTTGACGAACACCTACGAGTCGGGTTCGCGCGAGCTGCGCCTCATCGAGTCGCAGGAGGCGTACGCGCACCCGCGCCTCCAATTCTCGGTACGCCAGGTGCGCTGA
- a CDS encoding ArsB/NhaD family transporter — MTLAIIGGVLWILGIIALLTGALPASDALAVADRVWPILLFVVAVTVVAELASKAGLFDVVAARLARIARGRTVWLWVLVVALATVATAFLSLDTTAVLLTPVVISMAVARKLDPLPFAFVTVVLANTASLVLPVSNLTNLLASEALGGGHDPVAFLSLLGPSALIAIAVSVVVLTLVFLRRLPRTYPDAASPTVSDPVLLRVSGVVTVALLPLLVIGLEPWMPALGAAVVLVAAFAWRAPRALGVRLVPWSLLVFAGGLFLAVGALEALGIGRLTSVLAGTGDDLVSLWQLAGVGALAANGINNLPAYLALESVAGSPARLAALLIGVNAGPIVTPWASLATLLWHDRLVAAGVEVKWSRFIVLGAVIAPLILFLGVLPLAL; from the coding sequence GTGACTCTGGCCATCATCGGCGGCGTGCTCTGGATCCTCGGGATCATCGCGTTGCTCACCGGCGCCCTTCCCGCGAGCGACGCCCTCGCCGTCGCCGACCGCGTCTGGCCCATCCTGCTGTTCGTGGTCGCCGTCACGGTCGTGGCGGAGCTGGCGTCGAAGGCGGGGCTCTTCGACGTGGTCGCCGCGCGCTTGGCGCGTATCGCCCGAGGGCGCACGGTGTGGTTGTGGGTTCTCGTCGTGGCGTTGGCGACGGTGGCGACGGCGTTCCTCTCCCTCGACACCACCGCCGTGCTCCTCACGCCCGTGGTCATCTCCATGGCGGTCGCGCGCAAGCTCGATCCCCTGCCCTTCGCCTTCGTCACGGTCGTCTTGGCGAACACCGCGTCGCTCGTGCTGCCGGTGTCGAACCTCACCAACCTGTTGGCATCCGAGGCGCTCGGCGGCGGCCATGACCCCGTCGCGTTCCTGTCGCTGCTGGGGCCGTCGGCTCTCATCGCAATTGCGGTATCGGTCGTCGTGCTGACGCTGGTGTTCCTCCGACGCCTGCCGAGAACGTATCCGGACGCCGCTTCCCCCACCGTCTCCGACCCGGTGCTGCTGCGCGTCTCCGGGGTGGTCACGGTGGCGCTGCTCCCCCTCCTGGTGATCGGGCTCGAACCGTGGATGCCGGCTCTGGGTGCCGCCGTCGTCCTCGTGGCTGCATTCGCGTGGCGCGCACCGAGAGCTCTCGGTGTCCGTCTCGTGCCCTGGTCTCTGCTGGTGTTCGCGGGGGGACTCTTCCTGGCCGTGGGCGCGCTCGAAGCGCTGGGAATCGGACGCCTCACGTCGGTGCTCGCCGGGACCGGCGACGATCTCGTGTCGCTCTGGCAGCTCGCCGGCGTGGGTGCCCTCGCGGCGAACGGCATCAACAACCTGCCGGCCTACCTCGCCCTCGAATCGGTGGCGGGCTCGCCCGCCCGTCTCGCAGCGCTTCTCATCGGTGTGAACGCGGGACCGATCGTGACCCCCTGGGCATCGCTCGCGACCCTCCTGTGGCATGACCGCTTGGTGGCGGCAGGCGTCGAGGTGAAGTGGAGCCGCTTCATCGTGCTCGGGGCGGTGATCGCGCCGCTCATTCTGTTCCTCGGAGTGCTGCCGCTGGCGCTCTGA
- a CDS encoding ASCH domain-containing protein, with product MSTISPIVIDTAAAERMWHDYTTAHPDAVAACPEYTVEHFGDSERLADELLTCVLEGEKRATSGLVAEYIAEHQPLPRIGSHWIACDGRGAPRAILRTIEMRLGGFASADARFAYDEGEDDRSLDSWRTEHRRYWTRISTALGREWSEGDEIVFERFHVVWPPEHAD from the coding sequence ATGAGCACCATCTCGCCCATCGTGATCGATACCGCCGCAGCCGAACGTATGTGGCATGACTACACCACCGCACACCCCGACGCCGTCGCCGCCTGCCCCGAGTACACCGTCGAGCACTTCGGCGATTCCGAGCGGCTGGCCGACGAACTCCTCACTTGCGTGCTCGAGGGCGAGAAGCGCGCAACGTCGGGCCTCGTCGCCGAATACATCGCCGAGCACCAGCCCCTCCCGCGGATCGGATCGCACTGGATCGCCTGCGACGGACGCGGGGCGCCCCGAGCGATTCTGCGCACGATCGAGATGCGCCTCGGGGGCTTCGCGAGCGCAGACGCGCGTTTCGCCTATGACGAGGGGGAGGACGACCGCTCCCTCGACAGCTGGCGCACGGAGCACCGGCGGTACTGGACGCGCATCTCGACCGCCCTCGGGCGGGAGTGGTCGGAAGGCGACGAGATCGTCTTCGAGCGCTTTCACGTGGTCTGGCCGCCCGAGCACGCCGACTGA
- a CDS encoding DCC1-like thiol-disulfide oxidoreductase family protein: MTQHQAMLVYDGDCAFCTTWVTRLKNTLGVFPEAQPWQWLDLEQFGLTDSDARSAAWFFRGGEVLRGHAAFGAILRMQDSLGLRFLGNLLVTPPFSWFARVGYFFIARYRHRLPGGTPACAMPNQRS, encoded by the coding sequence GTGACGCAGCACCAAGCGATGCTCGTGTACGACGGCGACTGCGCCTTCTGCACGACATGGGTGACCCGGCTCAAGAACACCCTTGGTGTGTTCCCCGAGGCGCAGCCCTGGCAATGGCTTGATCTGGAACAGTTCGGCCTCACAGACAGCGATGCGAGAAGCGCCGCCTGGTTCTTCCGGGGTGGTGAGGTACTCCGGGGACATGCCGCATTCGGTGCAATCCTGCGCATGCAGGATTCGCTCGGCTTGAGATTCCTCGGGAACCTTCTCGTGACTCCACCGTTCTCGTGGTTCGCCAGAGTTGGGTACTTCTTCATTGCTCGCTACCGGCATCGCCTTCCGGGAGGAACACCTGCCTGCGCGATGCCGAATCAGCGAAGCTAG
- a CDS encoding aminotransferase class I/II-fold pyridoxal phosphate-dependent enzyme has product MTIDITGRSASGIAADLRERIERGELAPGTLLPPVRTVAADLGVNRNTVVAAYRQLAQAGLVEARGRGGTRVADRTAVAQEGYAPDTVLRDVGTGNPDPSLIPDPTAALVRSTRPVLYGEPVIDPGLEAWAREWMADQLPHDDLRITVTSGASDAIERLLAQALQRDDAVALEDPCFLSALHTVRTGGYRAVPVEVDAEGMTVDGLRAALEAGVRAVICTPRAHNPTGASLSPDRAAGLRALLAEYPYVLVIEDDHFSLLSRVPLHSVIGSGQRRWVRIRSMSKFLGPDTCLAVTASDPDTADGLAVRLTPGTTWVSHILQRMTLALVTDDAVRADIERAATHYAERNAAFARALTERGLPVAPGDGLNLWVPLPVPAASVREDLMRRGWLVREGDPFFLSTATGSFLRLTVHDLDETSAATLADDLAAAVGTRRVAPRGGRIEE; this is encoded by the coding sequence ATGACCATCGACATCACCGGGCGATCGGCATCCGGAATCGCCGCAGACCTCCGCGAGCGCATCGAGCGTGGCGAGCTCGCCCCGGGCACGCTGTTACCACCCGTGCGCACCGTGGCCGCCGACCTCGGTGTCAACCGCAACACCGTCGTCGCCGCATACCGCCAGCTCGCCCAAGCGGGGCTCGTCGAGGCGCGAGGACGCGGTGGCACGCGTGTGGCAGACCGGACCGCGGTCGCACAGGAGGGCTATGCCCCCGACACCGTGCTGCGTGACGTCGGCACGGGCAACCCCGACCCGTCGCTGATCCCCGATCCCACCGCCGCCCTCGTCCGCTCCACGCGGCCGGTGCTCTACGGAGAACCGGTCATCGATCCCGGCCTCGAGGCTTGGGCCCGAGAGTGGATGGCCGATCAGCTCCCGCACGACGACCTGCGCATCACGGTGACCAGTGGCGCGAGCGACGCGATCGAGAGACTGCTGGCACAGGCGCTTCAGCGCGACGACGCGGTGGCGCTGGAAGATCCGTGCTTCCTCTCCGCGTTGCACACGGTGCGCACCGGCGGATACCGGGCGGTTCCCGTCGAGGTGGATGCCGAGGGGATGACGGTCGACGGGCTCCGTGCCGCGCTCGAGGCCGGCGTCCGCGCGGTCATCTGCACGCCGCGCGCCCACAACCCCACCGGGGCGAGCCTGAGCCCCGATCGGGCTGCGGGACTGCGGGCTCTTCTCGCCGAGTACCCGTACGTCCTCGTCATCGAGGACGACCACTTCTCTCTCCTGTCGCGGGTGCCGTTGCACTCGGTCATCGGCTCCGGGCAGCGCCGGTGGGTGCGGATCCGTTCGATGTCGAAGTTCCTCGGTCCCGACACGTGCCTGGCTGTCACGGCATCCGATCCCGACACCGCCGACGGTCTCGCCGTGCGGCTCACGCCCGGGACGACGTGGGTCAGCCACATTCTCCAGCGGATGACGCTCGCGCTCGTCACCGACGACGCGGTGCGCGCCGATATCGAGCGTGCCGCGACCCATTACGCCGAGCGGAACGCGGCGTTCGCCCGCGCGCTGACCGAGCGCGGACTCCCCGTCGCACCGGGGGACGGCCTCAATCTCTGGGTGCCCCTTCCGGTGCCCGCTGCGAGCGTCCGCGAGGACCTGATGCGGCGCGGCTGGCTCGTCCGCGAGGGGGACCCCTTCTTCCTCTCCACCGCTACCGGATCGTTCCTGCGCCTGACGGTGCACGATCTCGACGAGACGTCGGCGGCGACGCTTGCTGACGACCTCGCCGCGGCCGTGGGCACGCGGCGGGTCGCCCCGCGAGGTGGGAGGATCGAAGAATGA
- a CDS encoding YebC/PmpR family DNA-binding transcriptional regulator yields MSGHSKWATTKHKKAVVDARRAKSWAKLIKNIEVAAKLGGADLQGNPTLFDAVLKAKKTSVPKDNIDRAIKRGAGIGGEAVEYLSIMYEGYGPNGVAFLIECLTDNKNRAAAEVRTALSRNGGTLADPGSVAYNFSRKGVIVVPSEGTTEDDVMLATLEAGAEEIEPHGDGFGIITDASDLVTVRSALQEAGIEYDSADVEFVPSLKIEVDADTARKVFRLIDALEDSDDVQNVYTNFDLSPEVQAELENDE; encoded by the coding sequence ATGTCCGGACACTCCAAATGGGCCACGACCAAGCACAAGAAGGCGGTCGTCGACGCCCGCCGCGCGAAGTCGTGGGCCAAGCTCATCAAGAACATCGAGGTCGCGGCCAAGCTCGGCGGCGCCGACCTCCAGGGCAACCCGACCCTCTTCGACGCCGTCCTCAAGGCCAAGAAGACCTCGGTCCCCAAAGACAACATCGATCGCGCGATCAAGCGCGGTGCCGGCATCGGCGGCGAAGCGGTCGAGTACCTCTCGATCATGTACGAGGGCTACGGCCCCAACGGTGTCGCATTCCTCATCGAGTGTCTGACCGACAACAAGAACCGCGCTGCGGCCGAGGTGCGCACCGCCCTCAGCCGCAACGGCGGTACTCTCGCCGACCCGGGCAGCGTCGCCTACAACTTCAGCCGTAAGGGCGTCATCGTCGTGCCGAGCGAAGGCACCACGGAAGACGACGTCATGCTCGCGACCCTCGAGGCCGGCGCCGAGGAGATCGAGCCTCACGGCGACGGGTTCGGCATCATCACCGACGCGAGCGATCTGGTGACCGTCCGCTCGGCCCTGCAGGAGGCGGGGATCGAGTACGACTCCGCCGACGTCGAGTTCGTCCCGTCGCTGAAGATCGAGGTCGACGCCGACACCGCGCGCAAGGTGTTCCGCCTCATCGACGCCCTCGAAGACAGCGACGACGTGCAGAACGTCTACACGAACTTCGACCTGAGCCCCGAGGTGCAGGCCGAGCTCGAGAACGACGAGTAA